Within the Angustibacter sp. Root456 genome, the region CGTGAGCGGCCCCAGCGGCAGGCCCATCCCGATGAACAGCGTCAGCAGGCTCGAACCCATGACGACCTCGGGCGTGGCCATGGGCAGGAAGATGAGCAGGTTCGTCGCCGCGCGCCCGCGGAAGCGGTGCCGCGCCAGAGCGAACGCCGCCAGGGTCCCGAGCACCGTCGCCCCGAGCGTCGCCAGCAGGCCGATCTTCAGCGAGAGCGACAACGAGCTGCACAGGCCGGCGGCGCCGCACGGGTGGAGCCAGGCGTTGAACGAGAACCGCGCCCACTCGTAGTTGAACCGCCCGGTGGGGTTGTTGAAGGAGAACAGCACGACGACGACGTTCGGCAGCAGCATGTACTCGAAGACCGCCGCGGCCACCAGCGAGATGACGTGCTCGCGCACCCACGAGATCGGCCCCTGACCGCGGGCGGCTGCACGGATGAGCAGCGCCGCCAGGACCAGGACGTCGACCGCGACGACGACGACGAGCAACCACGTCATGAGGTTGTGGCGCATCAGACGAGCTCCTCCGTACCGGCCCGCCGGACGTACACCGACACCAGCACCACGATGGTGAGCATCAGGACGAACGACAGCGCTGCCGCAGTCGGGTAGTCGAGCACACGCAGGAACTCCCCGTCGATGACCTGGCCGATCATCGTGGTGTTCGTGCTGCCCAACAGCTTGGAGTTGATGTAGTCACCGGCCGCCGGGATGAACGTGAGCAGCGTGCCGGCCACCAGACCTGGCAGCGAGAGCGGCAGGGTCACCTTGCGGAAGCCGGTGAAGGGGCTGGCGTACAGGTCACCGGCGGCCTCGAGCAGTCGCGGGTCGAGCCGCTCGAGGCTGGCGTACAGCGGCAGCACCATGAACGGCAGGAAGTTGTACGTCAGACCGGTGATCACCGCGAACTTCGACGCCATCAGCTGGTCGTTGCTGGTGAGTCCCAGGAACTGCAGGACGTCGATGAGGTGGCTCCAGTTGACGAAGCGCACCACGGGGCCGCCGTTGGACAGGATGGTCTGCCACGCCAGCGTGCGGATGAGGAAGCTGGTGAAGAACGGCGCGATGACGAGCACCAGCAGGAAGTTCTTCCACCGCCCGGACTTGAACGCGATGGCGTAGGCCAGCGGGTAACCGATGAGCGCGCCGAGGATCGTGGCCGAGGCCGCGTAGCCCAGCGAGCGGATGAACTGGGGGTAGTAGTTCTTCAACGCGTCGACGTAGGTGCCGAAGTGCCAGGTGAGGGCGTAGCCCTGCTCCAGTGACCCCTGCTGCAGCGACGTCGAGGCCAAGAACACCATGGGCACGACGAAGAAGACCGTGAGCCACAAGATGCCCGGCAGCAGCAGCAGGTACGGCGTCTTGCGGCTGCGAGCGGGCGCCTCCACCTGAGGCGCGCCGGCGCCCGGCGCAGCCCCGCCGTGGGCCAGGGCGCTCATGAGGCGCTGCCGGCCAGCACGGCCTGGCCGTCCGTCTCCCGCTCCTCGCCCGCGTGCGCGTCCTGGGCCGCATCCAGCGCGAAGCCGTGCTGGGGAGCCCACTGCACCGTGACCTGCTGCCCGGGACGCAGCGGCGGCGTGCCGTCGTTCTGCTGCACCACGTTGAGCTCCTGGCCCCACGGCATCTTGACGAGGTACTGCGTCGAGACCCCGGTGAACGAGGTGTCGGTGACCGTCCCCGTGAGCTGGTTGCCGGTAGCGGCGGTGGCCTCGGTGCGGATCACCAGCTTCTCGGGCCGGACGCCGAACCACACGTTGCCGTCGTGAGACGCGCTGCGTCCACGCGGCAGGCGCAGCGACTGCCCTTGGACGTCGATCACGAGATCGTCGCCGTCCGAGCCGGTCACCTTGCCGGGCAACAGGTTCGACTGCCCGAGGAAGTTGGCCACGAACGTCGTGCTCGGCCGCTCGTAGAGGGACGCCGGGTCGCCCAGCTGCTCGATGACCCCGGCGTTCATGACGGCGATGGTGTCGGCCATGGTCATGGCCTCCTCCTGGTCGTGCGTCACGTGGACGAACGTCAGGCCCACCTCGAGCTGGATCCGCTTGAGCTCGATCTGCATCTGCCGACGCAGCTTGAGGTCGAGCGCGCCGAGGGGCTCGTCCAGCAGCAGCACCGACGGCCGGTTGACGATGGCCCTGGCCAGGGCGATGCGCTGCTGCTGCCCACCTGACAGCTGCCCGGGCTTGCGCGTGGCCAGGTGCGCCAGCTGGACCAGCTCCAGCGCCTCCATCGCCCGCTGCCGCGTGTCCTTCTCCCCGCGTCGCCGTAGCCCGAACTCGACGTTCTCGACGATGTTGAGGTGCGGGAAGAGCGCGTAGCTCTGGAACACCGTGTTGACCGGGCGCTGGTACGGCTTGGCGTTCGTGATCTCGTCGTCACCGATCAGCACCTGCCCGGACGTCGGCCGCTCCAGCCCCGCCACCATGCGCAGGGTGGTGGTCTTGCCGCAGCCGGAGGGGCCGAGCAGGGCGAAGAACGACCCCTGCGGGATCACGAGGTCGAGGTCGTCGACCGCCGTGAAGTCCCCGAAGCGCTTGGTCAGGCCGACCATCCGCAGGTCTCCCCCGGGGTCGTTGCGTTGGGCCGCCATCGTCACGCTCCGATCAGGGACTGGAAGGCCTGGGTGTACTTCGTCTCCTCGGCCTCCGACAGGCCGCGGAAGACGTGGGACTGCGCGAGCACGGCGTCGTTCGGGAAGATCAGCGGGTTCTTCGCCACCGACGGGTCCTGCTTGAGCAGGGCGTCCTTCGTGCCCTTCACCGGCGCGATGTAGTTCACGTAGTCCTCGACCTGAGCCATGACGGCGGGGTCGTAGTAGTAGTTGATGAGCCTCTCGGCGTTCTTCTTGTGCTGGGCCTTGTTGGGGATGACGAAGTTGTCCGACCAGATCATGTGGCCCGTGGAAGGCAGGGCGTAGCCGAGGGCGGGGTTGTCGGCCTGCAGCTGCACGACGTCGCCGGTCCAGGCGAAGCAGGCGGCGATGTCGCCGGCAGCCAGGGGCTTGCCGTACTCGTTGCCCGTGAACCCGCGCAGCTGCCCGGAGTCCTTGGCCTTCTTGAGCTCGTCGATGGCGGCGTTGAAGTCTGCGTCGGTGAACTTCGCGGGGTCCTTGCCCATCGCGAGCATCACCAGGCCGACGGTGTCGCGCATCTCGGTGAGCAGCGTGACCTTGCCCTTGAGCGAGGGGTCGGTGAGCAGCTGGTCGACGCTCTCGATCTTCTTGCCGCCCGTGGCCTTGGGGTTGTAGGCGATGCCAGTGAACCCGCTCTGCCAGGGCAGGGAGTACTGGCGGCCCGGGTCGAACTCGACGTTCTGCAGCGAGGGCTCGAGGTTCTGGGCGTTGGGGATGTTGGCCTTGTCGAGCTTCTGCACCCAGTTCAGCCGGATCAGGCGGGCGACCATCCAGTCGGTGCTGCACCACACGTCACGGCCGGTGTCCTGACCGGCCTGCAGCTGAGGCTTGACCTTGGCGAAGAACTCGTCGTTGTCGTTGTAGTCCTCGGTGTAGGCGACCTTGATGCCGGTCTTCTTCTCGAACGCGTCCAGCGTCGGGTGGGCCTGCGTCTTGTCGTCGACGTCGATGTACTCGGGCCAGTTCGACCACTTCACGACCTTTTCGGTCTCGGACAGGTCCGTGGCCGCGGCCTGGTTCGACGGCGCGGTCTTGCTGGCAGTGCCCTTGGTGCCGCAGGACGCGAGGACGCCGGCGACGCCCAGCGCTCCCATCGAGCTGAGCAGCGTGCGACGGCTCAGCATGCCTCGGGCCAGCGCGACCGCTTGGGGGTCAGGGGTCTTACGGGGGCTCATGAGGTGTCCTTCCGGTGGGGGCGGTCGTGCCAGTCGGTCGTCGTGCGGGGCGAGAGGGTCGCCGAGAGGGTCAGGGGGTACTGAAGACCGTGCGGTGCCAGGGTTTTCGGGCGACGCCGGTCACGTCCGTCATGACGTGCTTGATGCTGGTGTACTCCTCGAGCGAGTAGGCGCTCATGTCCTTGCCGAAGCCAGATGCCTTCACGCCACCGTGCGGCATCTCGCTCACGATCGGGATGTGGTCGTTGACCCAGACACAGCCGGCCTGGATCTCGCGCGTCGCGCGAGCGGCCCGGACGACGTCGCGCGTCCAGGCGGAGGCGGCGAGGCCGTAGACGGTGTCGTTCGCCAGGGCGATCGCCTCGTCGTCGGTGTCGAACGGCACGGCCACCAGCACCGGGCCGAACACCTCGTCGCGCCAGATCGCCGCCGAGGCGTCGACGCCGCTGACCAGGGTCGGCTCGTAGTAGGCGCCGCGCGCCAGCGCGCCACCCGGTACGGCGCCACCGCAGACGATCTTGGCGCCGGCGGCGCGGGCGCGCTCGACGTGCGCGGCCACCCGCTCCTGGTGCGTGCGGCTGATGAGCGGCCCCTGGTCGGTCGCCTCGTCGCGCGGGTCGCCGAGCCGGACGGCGGTCATCAGGTCGGCCACGCCGGCCACGAAGGCGTCGAACAGCGAGCGGTGCACGATCGCCCGGGTCGCAGCCGTGCAGTCCTGACCGGTGTTGATGAGCGCTCCGGCCACCGCGCCGTGCACGGCCGCCTCCAGGTCGGCGTCGTCGAACACCACGAACGGAGCCTTGCCACCCAGCTCGAGGTGCACCCGCTTGGCGCTCGCCGAGGCCAGGGCCATGACGCGCTGCCCGACGGCCGAGCTGCCGGTGAACGACACCATCGCGACGTCCGGGTGCGACACGAGGTGCTCGCCCGCGCCCTGACCGGCTCCGGTGAGGACGTTGACGACACCGTCCGGGATGCCCGCCCGCTGGGCCGCCTCGGCCATCATCAGCGCGGTCAGCGGCGTCAGCTCGCTCGGCTTGAGCACGATGGCGTTGCCGGCCGCGATCGCCGGCAGGACCTTCCAGGCAGCCATCTGCAGCGGGTAGTTCCAGGGAGCGATCGACCCGACGACGCCGAGCGGCTCGCGACGCACGGACGACGTGTGGTCGGGCGAGTACTCGCCCGTCGCGCGGCCCTCGAGGAGGCGCGCGGCGCCGGCGAAGAAGGCCGTGTTGTCGATGGTGCCGGGCACGTCGAACTCACGGCTGAGCCGGATCGGCTTGCCGGTCTGGGACGTCTCGGTCTGGGCGAGATCCTCAGCCGCCGCGTCGAGCTCGGCCGCGAGGCGGAGCATGGCGCTCGACCGCTCCCCCGGCGTCGCGCGGCCCCAGTCGGCCTGTGCGCTCACCGCGGCCGCGACGGCGGCGTCGACGTCCGCCGGTCCCGCGAGCGCCGCGGTCTCGACCCGCTCGCCGGTCGAGGGGTCGACCACGTCGTGCCGCGGGGCGGCGTCACCAGCGAGCGCACTGCGCCGGCGCCCGTCGATCCACTGGTGGCCCGCGCTCAGATCCGCCACGCCGCCTCCTGTGCACTGTGTGTTCCTGCAACTGGATGATCGTGACACGCGGGGTCAGGGCAGACAAGGGTTTTCAAGGGATTCCGTCGCCGCAAGCCGTTACCTCAACGAAATCTAGCGTGCTTGACACGAAGCACGATTGACCCCG harbors:
- a CDS encoding ABC transporter permease produces the protein MSALAHGGAAPGAGAPQVEAPARSRKTPYLLLLPGILWLTVFFVVPMVFLASTSLQQGSLEQGYALTWHFGTYVDALKNYYPQFIRSLGYAASATILGALIGYPLAYAIAFKSGRWKNFLLVLVIAPFFTSFLIRTLAWQTILSNGGPVVRFVNWSHLIDVLQFLGLTSNDQLMASKFAVITGLTYNFLPFMVLPLYASLERLDPRLLEAAGDLYASPFTGFRKVTLPLSLPGLVAGTLLTFIPAAGDYINSKLLGSTNTTMIGQVIDGEFLRVLDYPTAAALSFVLMLTIVVLVSVYVRRAGTEELV
- a CDS encoding ABC transporter ATP-binding protein, with protein sequence MAAQRNDPGGDLRMVGLTKRFGDFTAVDDLDLVIPQGSFFALLGPSGCGKTTTLRMVAGLERPTSGQVLIGDDEITNAKPYQRPVNTVFQSYALFPHLNIVENVEFGLRRRGEKDTRQRAMEALELVQLAHLATRKPGQLSGGQQQRIALARAIVNRPSVLLLDEPLGALDLKLRRQMQIELKRIQLEVGLTFVHVTHDQEEAMTMADTIAVMNAGVIEQLGDPASLYERPSTTFVANFLGQSNLLPGKVTGSDGDDLVIDVQGQSLRLPRGRSASHDGNVWFGVRPEKLVIRTEATAATGNQLTGTVTDTSFTGVSTQYLVKMPWGQELNVVQQNDGTPPLRPGQQVTVQWAPQHGFALDAAQDAHAGEERETDGQAVLAGSAS
- a CDS encoding spermidine/putrescine ABC transporter substrate-binding protein produces the protein MSPRKTPDPQAVALARGMLSRRTLLSSMGALGVAGVLASCGTKGTASKTAPSNQAAATDLSETEKVVKWSNWPEYIDVDDKTQAHPTLDAFEKKTGIKVAYTEDYNDNDEFFAKVKPQLQAGQDTGRDVWCSTDWMVARLIRLNWVQKLDKANIPNAQNLEPSLQNVEFDPGRQYSLPWQSGFTGIAYNPKATGGKKIESVDQLLTDPSLKGKVTLLTEMRDTVGLVMLAMGKDPAKFTDADFNAAIDELKKAKDSGQLRGFTGNEYGKPLAAGDIAACFAWTGDVVQLQADNPALGYALPSTGHMIWSDNFVIPNKAQHKKNAERLINYYYDPAVMAQVEDYVNYIAPVKGTKDALLKQDPSVAKNPLIFPNDAVLAQSHVFRGLSEAEETKYTQAFQSLIGA
- a CDS encoding aminobutyraldehyde dehydrogenase translates to MADLSAGHQWIDGRRRSALAGDAAPRHDVVDPSTGERVETAALAGPADVDAAVAAAVSAQADWGRATPGERSSAMLRLAAELDAAAEDLAQTETSQTGKPIRLSREFDVPGTIDNTAFFAGAARLLEGRATGEYSPDHTSSVRREPLGVVGSIAPWNYPLQMAAWKVLPAIAAGNAIVLKPSELTPLTALMMAEAAQRAGIPDGVVNVLTGAGQGAGEHLVSHPDVAMVSFTGSSAVGQRVMALASASAKRVHLELGGKAPFVVFDDADLEAAVHGAVAGALINTGQDCTAATRAIVHRSLFDAFVAGVADLMTAVRLGDPRDEATDQGPLISRTHQERVAAHVERARAAGAKIVCGGAVPGGALARGAYYEPTLVSGVDASAAIWRDEVFGPVLVAVPFDTDDEAIALANDTVYGLAASAWTRDVVRAARATREIQAGCVWVNDHIPIVSEMPHGGVKASGFGKDMSAYSLEEYTSIKHVMTDVTGVARKPWHRTVFSTP